One Thermithiobacillus tepidarius DSM 3134 DNA segment encodes these proteins:
- a CDS encoding sensor domain-containing diguanylate cyclase, protein MLAPAMDPRLLSFIVDRVNVGIFVVDREHRLVLWNRFMEVNSGWRAEEVLGRNLFDCFPELPRPWLQRKIQNVFILKNFSFTAWEQRPYLFPFRHNRPVTGGVDYMQQNCTFMPVKDEQGEVQFVCVTLFDVTDTSIYQQMLKEAGSRDGLTGIFNRRHLEQALIREFDRARRYGGALAFLLLDVDHFKHINDAHGHPAGDEVLRTVAQRVGDCLRSTDTLGRYGGEEFAVVLPETDLSGARVLGERLRLAVAREPVLLDQLPPIPVTVSIGISELRPELSGYERLIHEADTALYHSKTNGRNRVSCAV, encoded by the coding sequence ATGCTCGCGCCTGCCATGGACCCCCGGCTGCTGAGCTTCATCGTCGACCGCGTGAACGTGGGGATCTTCGTGGTGGACCGGGAGCACCGGCTGGTGCTCTGGAACCGCTTCATGGAAGTCAACAGCGGCTGGCGCGCCGAGGAGGTGCTCGGCCGCAACCTGTTCGACTGCTTTCCCGAGCTGCCGCGCCCCTGGCTGCAGCGCAAGATCCAGAACGTGTTCATCCTGAAGAACTTTTCCTTCACCGCCTGGGAGCAGCGTCCCTATCTCTTTCCGTTCCGCCACAACCGGCCGGTGACGGGCGGGGTGGACTACATGCAGCAGAACTGCACCTTCATGCCGGTCAAGGACGAGCAGGGCGAGGTGCAGTTCGTCTGCGTGACCCTCTTCGACGTGACCGACACCAGCATCTACCAGCAGATGCTCAAGGAGGCGGGCAGCCGCGACGGCCTGACCGGCATCTTCAATCGTCGCCATCTGGAACAGGCCCTGATCCGGGAGTTCGACCGCGCGCGCCGCTACGGCGGGGCGCTGGCCTTCCTGCTGCTGGACGTGGACCACTTCAAGCACATCAACGACGCCCACGGCCACCCGGCCGGCGACGAGGTGCTGCGCACGGTGGCGCAGCGGGTCGGAGACTGTCTGCGCAGCACCGATACGCTGGGCCGCTACGGCGGCGAGGAATTCGCCGTCGTGCTGCCGGAAACCGACCTGTCCGGCGCGCGGGTGCTGGGCGAGCGCCTGCGCCTGGCCGTGGCCCGGGAGCCGGTGCTCCTGGATCAGCTCCCGCCCATTCCGGTGACCGTCAGCATCGGCATCAGCGAGCTGCGGCCGGAGCTGAGCGGTTACGAACGGCTCATCCACGAAGCCGATACGGCGCTTTATCATTCCAAGACGAACGGGCGCAATCGGGTGAGTTGCGCCGTCTAA
- a CDS encoding phosphate-starvation-inducible PsiE family protein, translated as MGAARRALLKHYLSLSSYKRFELLVSYVLVFLISIIILIALYRLAEDVLFGLLSGVLNPLDHKAFQNIFGEIMTVLIAMEFRYSILRVIGGRESIIQVKTVILIALLALSRKFIILDLHETDALMLIALAAVTLALGAVYWMMRERDDRHLPENGTSDW; from the coding sequence ATGGGCGCAGCTCGCCGGGCGTTGCTCAAGCACTATCTGAGCCTCAGCTCCTACAAGCGCTTCGAGCTGCTGGTCTCCTACGTCCTCGTCTTCCTGATCAGCATCATCATTCTCATCGCCCTGTATCGGCTGGCCGAGGACGTCCTCTTCGGGCTGCTGAGCGGCGTGCTCAACCCCTTGGACCACAAGGCGTTCCAGAACATCTTCGGCGAGATCATGACCGTGCTCATCGCCATGGAATTCCGCTACTCCATCCTGCGGGTGATCGGCGGCCGCGAAAGCATCATCCAGGTCAAGACCGTCATCCTCATCGCCCTGCTCGCCCTGTCCCGCAAATTCATCATCCTCGACCTCCACGAAACCGACGCCCTCATGCTGATAGCGCTGGCCGCCGTCACCCTGGCGCTCGGCGCCGTCTACTGGATGATGCGCGAGCGAGATGACCGGCACCTGCCGGAGAACGGGACGAGTGACTGGTGA
- a CDS encoding rhomboid family intramembrane serine protease, whose translation MLPLADNIPNRESPRVLWVLILANILAFGLQLSVPGPAAEAFFQEFGLVPARYSNPAWASLHDLNPSDYSPFLLNAFLHGGWFHLLFNMWTLWIFGPNVEDDMGHGRFLVFYVVAALAASYAHYFFNAYSTMPAVGASGAIAGVMAAYLIYFPRARILTLFPVFIIPFFFNVPAYVFILAWFVIQVFSGSLALLQPIGEGGVAWWAHIGGFAAGLLMAPFLRKAPALRMRLQEGGW comes from the coding sequence ATGCTACCCCTCGCCGACAATATACCGAACCGTGAGTCGCCCCGGGTCCTTTGGGTTTTGATTCTGGCCAATATCCTGGCTTTCGGCCTGCAGCTGAGCGTGCCCGGGCCGGCGGCGGAGGCGTTCTTCCAGGAGTTCGGCCTGGTGCCCGCCCGCTACAGCAATCCGGCCTGGGCCAGCTTGCACGACCTCAATCCCAGCGATTACAGCCCCTTCCTGTTGAATGCTTTCCTGCACGGCGGCTGGTTCCATCTGCTCTTCAACATGTGGACCCTGTGGATTTTCGGGCCCAACGTGGAGGACGACATGGGCCATGGCCGCTTTCTCGTCTTTTACGTGGTGGCGGCACTGGCGGCCAGCTACGCGCACTACTTCTTCAACGCCTATTCCACGATGCCGGCCGTCGGCGCCTCCGGCGCCATTGCCGGCGTCATGGCGGCATACTTGATTTACTTCCCCCGGGCACGCATCCTCACCCTGTTCCCGGTCTTCATCATTCCGTTTTTCTTCAACGTTCCCGCTTATGTCTTCATCCTGGCCTGGTTCGTGATCCAGGTCTTTTCCGGCAGCCTGGCCCTGCTGCAGCCCATCGGCGAGGGTGGGGTGGCGTGGTGGGCGCATATCGGCGGCTTCGCCGCCGGCCTGCTCATGGCGCCCTTCCTGCGCAAGGCGCCGGCGCTGCGCATGCGGCTGCAGGAAGGAGGGTGGTGA
- a CDS encoding glutamate--cysteine ligase — translation MGQEIKHVRFSRQDFAAFQERLRAETELLAAWFAEGRFDAGPAVGGFELEAWLVDHHCRPLPINERFIQALGSPMVVPELARFNVEMNSLPHTLRGDVLRRTEAELDATWRRCEAVAGELDARLVMIGILPTVREEELNLANMSRMKRFRALNAQVLRLRHGHPLEVDIHGADDLHTLHGDVMLEAAATSFQIHLQVPPAEAARFYNAALVLSAPMVAATANSPHLFGKRLWDETRIPLFEQATALDEVETDAAHSLNRTSFGTGYVQSLLDCFRENLEHHPVLLPILAEQAPEALAHLRLHNGTIWRWNRPIVGFDAAGRPHLRIEHRVVPAGPGVTDAVANMALFFGLVHALARQAPAPEERLPFEQARANFYAAAEQGLAAELVWLDGRRRPVRRLLLDELLPLARTGLESLALEAADIDRYLGIIAARVERGRTGAAWQRAWVAQHGADMQALTAAYVARQRSAAPVHEWEL, via the coding sequence GTGGGTCAGGAAATCAAGCATGTCCGCTTCTCCCGCCAGGACTTCGCCGCGTTTCAGGAACGCCTGCGCGCGGAGACCGAGCTGCTGGCCGCCTGGTTCGCGGAAGGCCGCTTCGATGCGGGGCCGGCGGTGGGCGGCTTCGAGCTGGAGGCCTGGCTGGTCGACCACCATTGCCGGCCGCTGCCCATCAACGAGCGTTTCATCCAGGCTTTGGGCAGTCCAATGGTGGTGCCGGAGCTGGCCCGCTTCAACGTGGAGATGAACAGCCTGCCCCACACGCTGCGCGGCGACGTACTGCGGCGGACGGAAGCGGAGCTGGACGCCACCTGGCGGCGCTGCGAGGCGGTGGCGGGCGAGCTGGATGCGCGCCTGGTCATGATCGGCATCCTGCCCACCGTGCGCGAGGAGGAGCTGAATCTCGCCAACATGTCGCGCATGAAGCGCTTCCGCGCCCTCAATGCCCAGGTGCTGCGCTTGCGCCATGGCCATCCGCTGGAGGTGGACATCCACGGCGCCGACGACCTGCACACCCTGCACGGGGACGTGATGCTGGAAGCGGCGGCGACCTCCTTTCAGATCCATCTGCAGGTGCCGCCCGCCGAGGCGGCCCGCTTCTACAACGCCGCGCTGGTCCTGTCCGCGCCCATGGTGGCGGCCACCGCCAACTCCCCGCATCTCTTCGGCAAGCGCCTGTGGGACGAGACCCGCATTCCCCTCTTCGAGCAGGCCACCGCCCTGGACGAGGTGGAGACGGATGCCGCGCACTCCCTGAACCGCACCAGCTTCGGCACCGGCTACGTGCAGAGCCTGCTGGACTGCTTTCGCGAAAACCTCGAGCACCATCCCGTGCTGCTGCCCATCTTGGCCGAGCAGGCGCCGGAGGCGCTCGCCCACCTGCGCCTGCACAACGGCACCATCTGGCGCTGGAACCGGCCGATCGTCGGTTTCGATGCGGCGGGCCGGCCGCACCTGCGCATCGAGCACCGGGTGGTGCCGGCCGGCCCCGGCGTGACCGATGCCGTAGCCAACATGGCGCTCTTCTTCGGGCTGGTGCATGCCCTGGCGCGGCAGGCGCCGGCGCCAGAGGAGCGTTTGCCTTTCGAGCAGGCGCGCGCCAATTTCTACGCCGCCGCCGAACAAGGCTTGGCGGCCGAGCTCGTGTGGCTGGACGGACGCCGGCGGCCGGTACGGCGGCTGCTCCTGGACGAGCTCCTGCCCCTGGCGCGTACCGGCCTGGAGAGTTTGGCCCTGGAAGCCGCCGACATCGACCGTTACCTGGGCATCATCGCCGCCCGCGTGGAGCGCGGGCGCACCGGCGCGGCCTGGCAACGGGCGTGGGTGGCGCAGCACGGCGCCGACATGCAGGCCCTCACCGCCGCCTACGTGGCGCGCCAGCGCAGCGCCGCGCCGGTGCATGAATGGGAGTTGTGA
- a CDS encoding chaperone modulator CbpM: MAGNLLNILEARLLGDTHETLSLEAFCTQLQSPVETVEALVAYGIVHPRGGPEWTFAATDLRRARIGMRLCRDLELNWAGAALALDLLEQLEELERQMACLAQLRGS; the protein is encoded by the coding sequence ATGGCTGGAAACCTGCTGAACATCCTGGAAGCCCGCCTCTTGGGCGACACCCACGAAACCCTGTCCCTGGAAGCATTCTGCACGCAGTTGCAAAGCCCCGTCGAGACGGTGGAAGCCCTGGTCGCCTACGGCATCGTGCATCCGCGCGGCGGCCCCGAGTGGACCTTCGCCGCCACGGACCTGCGCCGGGCGCGCATCGGCATGCGCCTGTGCCGCGACCTGGAGCTCAACTGGGCCGGCGCCGCCCTGGCTCTCGACCTGCTGGAGCAACTGGAGGAGCTGGAGCGCCAGATGGCCTGCCTGGCGCAACTGCGCGGGAGCTGA
- a CDS encoding DnaJ C-terminal domain-containing protein has product MEYKDYYKVLGVEKSADQEEIKRVYRKLARKYHPDVSKEPNAEEKFKELQEAYEVLKDPEKRSAYDQLGSYQAGQEFRPPPGWEENVHFHWGGGAEAGGFSDFFESLFGGGPGRGGFGRGAGAGAGAGFAAAGEDFEVTLPVTLEEAFAGTQKTVRLEMPEVQPNGRVARVPRQIQVRIPKGVSEGQRLRLAGQGGKGYGGGPAGDLYLRIALQPHPLFKVQEHNLSVELPLAPWEAALGATVEVPTLDGRVRLKIPAGASTGQKMRLAGKGLPKPGGKGAGDLFAVLQVVVPKHLSDRERTLFEQLAQSSNFKPRASLEGV; this is encoded by the coding sequence TTGGAATACAAAGACTACTACAAAGTCCTCGGCGTAGAAAAAAGCGCCGACCAGGAAGAGATCAAGCGCGTCTATCGCAAGCTCGCCCGCAAGTACCACCCGGACGTCAGCAAGGAACCGAATGCCGAAGAAAAATTCAAAGAACTACAGGAAGCCTACGAGGTCCTGAAAGACCCCGAGAAGCGCAGCGCCTACGACCAGCTGGGCAGCTACCAGGCGGGCCAGGAATTCCGCCCGCCGCCCGGCTGGGAGGAGAACGTGCACTTCCATTGGGGCGGCGGTGCCGAAGCCGGCGGCTTCAGCGACTTCTTCGAGAGCCTCTTCGGCGGCGGCCCGGGGCGCGGCGGCTTTGGACGCGGCGCGGGAGCGGGCGCCGGGGCGGGCTTCGCCGCGGCCGGCGAGGACTTCGAAGTGACCCTGCCGGTCACCCTGGAGGAGGCTTTCGCCGGCACCCAGAAAACCGTGCGCCTGGAAATGCCGGAGGTGCAGCCCAACGGCCGGGTCGCGCGCGTGCCCCGGCAGATCCAGGTGCGCATCCCCAAAGGCGTGAGCGAGGGTCAGCGCCTGCGCCTGGCGGGCCAGGGCGGCAAGGGCTACGGCGGCGGACCGGCGGGGGATCTGTACCTGCGCATCGCCCTGCAGCCGCATCCCCTGTTCAAGGTGCAGGAGCACAACCTCAGCGTGGAACTGCCGCTGGCCCCCTGGGAGGCCGCCCTCGGCGCCACGGTGGAAGTGCCCACCCTGGACGGCCGCGTGCGCCTGAAGATCCCGGCCGGGGCCAGCACGGGCCAGAAGATGCGCCTGGCCGGCAAAGGGCTGCCGAAGCCGGGCGGCAAGGGCGCGGGCGATCTCTTCGCCGTGCTCCAGGTCGTCGTGCCCAAGCATTTGAGCGACCGCGAGCGGACCCTCTTCGAACAGCTCGCCCAAAGCTCCAACTTTAAGCCGCGCGCCAGCTTGGAGGGAGTCTGA
- the uvrD gene encoding DNA helicase II, translating to MKSTPLNPRQLEAVTLSGGPALVLAGAGSGKTRVLTHRIAHLIESGLSPREVLAVTFTNKAAAEMRERVGRLLSIDVRPLWIGTFHGLAHRLLRLHHRALDLPENFQILDSDDQLRLIKRVLRELNMDEKAWPPRMLAGLINRWKDEGLLPEKIEPEDGLAAQGLRVYQAYEAVKRRSGLIDFADLLLGALRLWQDPDILRQYQQRFRHVLVDEFQDTNRVQYQWLRQLALAHQNLFVVGDDDQAIYGWRGARVENLLRFGEDFPGTTLIRLEQNYRSTQTILDAANAVISRNPQRMGKTLWTESADQSPIQLYAAYNEVDEARYVVGRIQQWVAAGGRHDECAVLYRANAQSRIFEEVLVQQGVPYRVYGGLRFFDRAEVKDALAYLRLIHNRHDDAAFERVVNLPTRGIGPGTLDALRAQVRTYGISLWQAAARAEGAAARKLAVFMNLIDGLAQRYRDQPLDVALAGVIQDTELRAWYARQSDRAEAREENLDELINAARSFAAQAALERPAAEEGGAASILSEFLTHAALEAGEGQADAWSDCVHLMSLHSAKGLEFPLVFLAGLEEGLFPHNRSLDDPQAMMEERRLCYVGMTRAMRQLVLTYAESRRLHGSEMHSLPSRFLRDVPAELLEEVRPRPRVTRPVFDDALSAPAPRRVAPVASSPAVPFPLGSRIRHPSFGEGVVLDYDGDGRHGRIRINFEGVGAKWLALGVVKLEAV from the coding sequence ATGAAGTCCACTCCCCTGAATCCGCGCCAACTCGAGGCGGTGACCCTGTCCGGCGGACCGGCCCTGGTGCTGGCGGGCGCCGGCTCCGGCAAGACCCGCGTCCTGACCCACCGCATCGCCCACCTGATCGAGTCCGGGCTGTCGCCGCGCGAGGTGCTGGCGGTGACCTTCACCAACAAGGCGGCCGCCGAGATGCGCGAGCGTGTCGGGCGGCTGCTCAGCATCGACGTGCGCCCGCTGTGGATCGGCACCTTCCACGGGCTGGCGCACCGGTTGCTGCGCCTGCATCATCGCGCCCTCGACCTGCCGGAAAACTTCCAGATCCTGGACAGCGACGACCAGCTGCGCCTGATCAAGCGCGTGCTGCGCGAGCTCAACATGGACGAGAAGGCCTGGCCGCCGCGCATGCTCGCCGGGCTGATCAACCGCTGGAAGGACGAAGGACTGCTGCCGGAAAAGATCGAGCCGGAGGACGGCCTGGCGGCCCAGGGGCTGCGGGTCTACCAGGCCTATGAGGCGGTCAAGCGGCGTTCGGGGCTGATCGATTTCGCCGACCTGCTGCTCGGCGCCCTGCGCCTGTGGCAGGACCCGGACATTCTGCGCCAGTATCAGCAGCGCTTCCGGCACGTGCTGGTGGACGAGTTCCAGGACACCAACCGGGTGCAGTACCAGTGGCTGCGCCAACTGGCGCTGGCCCATCAGAACCTCTTCGTGGTGGGCGACGACGACCAGGCCATCTACGGCTGGCGCGGGGCGCGGGTGGAGAATCTGCTGCGCTTCGGCGAGGATTTCCCGGGCACCACCCTGATCCGCCTGGAACAGAATTACCGCTCCACCCAAACCATCCTCGACGCCGCCAACGCGGTGATCAGCCGCAATCCCCAGCGCATGGGCAAGACCCTGTGGACCGAGTCCGCGGACCAGAGCCCGATCCAGCTCTACGCCGCCTACAATGAGGTGGACGAGGCGCGCTACGTGGTCGGCCGCATCCAGCAGTGGGTGGCGGCGGGCGGGCGCCATGACGAGTGCGCCGTGCTCTACCGCGCCAACGCGCAGAGCCGCATCTTCGAAGAGGTGCTGGTGCAGCAGGGCGTGCCCTACCGCGTCTACGGCGGGCTGCGCTTCTTCGACCGCGCCGAGGTCAAGGACGCCTTGGCCTACCTGCGCCTGATCCACAATCGCCATGACGACGCCGCCTTCGAGCGGGTGGTGAACCTGCCCACCCGCGGCATTGGCCCCGGCACCCTGGACGCCCTGCGCGCCCAGGTGCGGACCTACGGCATTTCGCTGTGGCAGGCGGCGGCGCGGGCCGAGGGGGCGGCGGCGCGCAAGCTGGCGGTGTTCATGAACCTCATCGATGGCCTGGCGCAGCGCTATCGCGACCAGCCCCTGGACGTGGCGCTGGCCGGCGTCATCCAGGACACCGAGCTGCGCGCCTGGTACGCGCGCCAGAGCGACCGGGCCGAGGCGCGCGAGGAGAACCTGGACGAGCTCATCAACGCCGCGCGCAGCTTCGCCGCCCAGGCGGCACTGGAGCGCCCGGCGGCGGAGGAGGGCGGCGCGGCCAGCATCCTGAGCGAGTTCCTCACCCACGCCGCCCTGGAGGCGGGCGAGGGGCAGGCGGACGCCTGGAGCGACTGCGTGCACCTCATGAGCCTGCACAGCGCCAAGGGCCTGGAGTTTCCCCTGGTCTTCCTGGCGGGCCTGGAGGAGGGGCTCTTTCCCCACAACCGCAGCCTGGACGATCCGCAGGCCATGATGGAGGAGCGGCGCCTGTGCTACGTGGGCATGACGCGCGCCATGCGCCAGCTCGTGCTCACTTATGCCGAATCGCGGCGCCTGCATGGCAGCGAGATGCACAGCCTGCCGTCGCGCTTCCTGCGCGATGTGCCCGCCGAGCTGCTGGAGGAGGTGCGCCCGCGCCCGCGCGTCACCCGGCCGGTCTTCGACGATGCCCTCAGCGCCCCGGCGCCCCGCCGCGTGGCCCCGGTCGCGTCGAGTCCAGCGGTTCCTTTTCCCCTGGGCAGCCGCATCCGCCACCCGAGCTTCGGCGAGGGCGTGGTGCTCGACTACGACGGCGACGGCCGCCACGGCCGCATCCGCATCAATTTCGAAGGGGTCGGAGCCAAGTGGCTGGCCTTGGGGGTGGTGAAGCTGGAGGCGGTTTGA
- a CDS encoding diacylglycerol/lipid kinase family protein has translation MANPETRVMPGRGPEAAPAPITVILNAAAGARDKAAIGRRLAALFRDHGVAAEIHLIERGAEAAGWARRAVAAGTGVVVAGGGDGTVSSVAAVLAGTSVPLGVLPLGTFNYFARNLGIPLDLEDAVHTLVHGRVISVNLGELNGRLFVNTSSLGLHSRILTEAERYKARLGRRRWVAVVSGIRTVLQPHPLFSIRLGVGATVTAYRTPLVFVGNNRLQAAQFDQRAGTCLDAGQLSLYVMHPVGRWGLLRLVLKALFRRAADSPGLDLLCLQEGWIETPRRILSVSLDGEVVPMRSPLHYRVRPAALRVIVPAGEAGAVPPE, from the coding sequence ATGGCGAACCCTGAAACCCGCGTCATGCCGGGCCGCGGTCCCGAGGCCGCGCCGGCTCCGATCACGGTGATCCTGAATGCCGCTGCCGGTGCCCGGGACAAGGCGGCGATCGGGCGGCGGTTGGCCGCGCTGTTCCGGGATCACGGCGTGGCGGCGGAGATCCATCTGATCGAGCGCGGCGCGGAGGCAGCCGGCTGGGCGCGCCGCGCCGTGGCCGCCGGGACGGGGGTGGTGGTGGCCGGCGGCGGCGACGGCACCGTCAGCAGCGTGGCCGCCGTCCTGGCCGGGACCAGCGTGCCTCTCGGCGTGCTGCCCCTGGGCACCTTCAACTACTTTGCGCGCAACCTCGGCATCCCGCTGGACTTGGAGGATGCCGTCCACACCCTGGTGCACGGACGGGTGATCAGCGTCAACCTGGGCGAGCTCAACGGCCGACTCTTTGTCAACACTTCCAGCCTGGGCCTGCACTCGCGCATTCTGACCGAGGCGGAGCGCTACAAGGCCCGCCTGGGCCGCCGCCGCTGGGTGGCCGTGGTCTCCGGCATCCGTACGGTGCTGCAGCCCCACCCGCTCTTCAGCATCCGCCTCGGCGTGGGCGCCACGGTGACCGCCTACCGCACGCCGCTGGTCTTCGTCGGCAACAACCGCCTGCAGGCCGCCCAGTTCGACCAGCGCGCCGGCACCTGCCTGGATGCCGGCCAGCTAAGCCTCTACGTCATGCATCCGGTCGGGCGCTGGGGGCTGCTGCGGCTTGTCCTCAAGGCGCTGTTCCGGCGTGCCGCGGACAGCCCCGGCCTGGACCTGCTGTGCCTGCAGGAAGGTTGGATCGAAACGCCGCGCCGGATCCTGTCCGTCTCCCTGGACGGCGAGGTGGTGCCCATGAGAAGTCCGTTGCACTATCGCGTCCGGCCGGCGGCGCTGCGGGTCATCGTGCCGGCTGGCGAGGCGGGCGCCGTGCCGCCGGAGTGA
- a CDS encoding 4a-hydroxytetrahydrobiopterin dehydratase, translating into MTEIIKGAELIQKHCVPCEGGVPPLERAEIERLLQQLDGWTYQDGEIVKSYAFKNYYRTMAFVNAVAWIAHQEDHHPDLEVGYNRCTVRYSTHAIGGLSENDFICAAKVDRLMAG; encoded by the coding sequence ATGACCGAGATCATAAAGGGTGCTGAGCTGATTCAAAAGCACTGCGTGCCGTGCGAGGGCGGCGTGCCGCCCTTGGAGCGGGCCGAGATCGAGCGCCTGCTGCAGCAGTTGGATGGCTGGACCTATCAGGATGGCGAAATCGTCAAGAGCTATGCGTTCAAGAACTACTATCGGACCATGGCCTTCGTGAACGCCGTCGCCTGGATCGCCCACCAGGAGGACCACCACCCGGACCTGGAAGTCGGCTACAACCGTTGCACGGTGCGCTACAGCACCCACGCCATCGGCGGTCTGTCGGAAAACGACTTCATCTGCGCGGCGAAGGTGGATCGGCTCATGGCGGGGTAG
- a CDS encoding phosphatase PAP2 family protein gives MTAPGQPRAAPADTRPGPRALLVSAILLLLSAWAFAELVEAVLAQELGRLDGAVYRLLQAQRNAGLDAWLVGITELGDAVVVLPVAGAALAWLVWRRQRRAALYLLAAVAFAELAVPFVKLVLQVPRPVAVYTGVNAYSFPSGHAARAVLVYGFLAFLGGRGCPQALRFGLAFGTAVLAGLIAFSRVYLGAHWLSDILGGALLAAAWLLLLTMLYSRWPPATVTRGLLPVLLSALILSGGWHIARQHAADLQRYTPQQSPSHSGGTAPASPAGTMTRSAAGRTR, from the coding sequence ATGACCGCGCCAGGCCAGCCCCGCGCCGCGCCCGCGGACACCCGGCCCGGACCGCGCGCCCTGCTCGTTTCCGCCATCCTGCTGCTGCTCAGCGCCTGGGCCTTCGCCGAGCTCGTGGAAGCGGTTCTGGCCCAGGAGCTGGGCCGGCTGGACGGCGCCGTGTACCGCCTCCTGCAAGCGCAGCGCAACGCCGGGCTGGATGCCTGGCTGGTCGGCATCACCGAGCTGGGGGACGCCGTGGTCGTCCTGCCGGTGGCGGGCGCCGCCCTGGCCTGGCTCGTCTGGCGGCGGCAACGGCGCGCCGCGCTGTATCTCCTGGCCGCCGTCGCCTTCGCCGAGCTCGCCGTGCCCTTCGTCAAGCTGGTTCTGCAAGTGCCCCGCCCCGTGGCCGTGTATACGGGCGTGAACGCCTATTCCTTCCCGAGCGGCCATGCCGCCCGCGCGGTGCTGGTCTATGGCTTCCTGGCTTTCCTCGGCGGCCGGGGCTGCCCGCAGGCGCTGCGCTTCGGCCTGGCCTTCGGCACGGCCGTCCTGGCCGGCCTGATCGCTTTTTCCCGCGTCTATCTCGGCGCCCACTGGCTGTCGGACATCCTTGGCGGCGCCTTGCTGGCAGCGGCCTGGCTGCTGCTCCTCACCATGCTCTACAGCCGCTGGCCCCCCGCGACCGTCACCCGCGGATTGCTGCCGGTGCTGCTGAGTGCTCTGATCCTGAGCGGCGGCTGGCACATTGCCCGCCAGCATGCCGCGGACCTGCAGCGCTACACCCCGCAGCAGTCCCCCTCTCACTCCGGCGGCACGGCGCCCGCCTCGCCAGCCGGCACGATGACCCGCAGCGCCGCCGGCCGGACGCGATAG
- a CDS encoding response regulator: protein MATPVLVVDDSTISRKMVIKALPAGWDVEISQASNGMEALAAYRAGKAEVMLLDLTMPVMDGYQVLETLKREGLNCFVIVISADIQPKARERVLSLGAVAFVQKPVKTEELTRILQEYGLL from the coding sequence ATGGCAACACCCGTACTCGTAGTCGACGATTCCACGATCTCGCGGAAAATGGTGATCAAGGCGCTGCCCGCCGGCTGGGATGTGGAGATTTCGCAGGCCAGCAACGGCATGGAGGCGCTGGCGGCCTACCGTGCCGGCAAGGCCGAGGTGATGTTGCTCGACCTCACCATGCCGGTCATGGACGGCTATCAGGTGCTGGAAACCCTGAAGCGGGAGGGCCTGAACTGCTTCGTCATCGTCATTTCCGCGGACATCCAGCCGAAGGCGCGGGAGCGGGTCCTGTCCCTGGGCGCCGTGGCCTTCGTCCAGAAGCCGGTCAAGACCGAGGAGCTGACGCGCATTCTGCAGGAGTACGGATTGCTATGA
- a CDS encoding transposase, with the protein RQTNGFLEALNGLFQSAKRRARGFTRFTTIRTVIFLIAGKLDFAVINPHARQPT; encoded by the coding sequence CCCGCCAGACCAACGGCTTCCTCGAAGCGCTCAACGGCCTGTTTCAGTCCGCCAAGCGCCGCGCTCGCGGCTTCACCCGCTTCACCACTATCAGAACCGTCATCTTCCTGATCGCCGGCAAGCTCGACTTCGCAGTGATCAACCCTCATGCCCGGCAACCCACTTGA